In Rhodovulum sulfidophilum DSM 1374, the following are encoded in one genomic region:
- a CDS encoding ribose-phosphate pyrophosphokinase — protein sequence MHNIHEPKLISGNANRPLASAIARRMSMHRGISVDLVDARVERFNDQEIFVEVYENVRGEDMFVIQPTSNPANDNLMELMIMADALRRSSAARITAVIPYFGYARQDRRTKARTPISAKLVANLLTESGIERVLTMDLHAAQIQGFFDIPVDNLYASPIFALDIAHEFNGLASKTTVVSPDVGGVTRARELAQRIGSGLAIVDKRRVRPGEVAEMTVIGDVEGQICFIVDDLCDTAGTLCKAADKLIEAGAEEVHAYITHGVFSGPAVERIRNSKLKSVVVTDSIQPTEAILGTPNIRIVPTAPLFAQAIMNIWQGTSVSSLFEHETLVPIYEGLYAPRRG from the coding sequence CATCAGTGTCGACCTGGTCGATGCCCGCGTCGAACGCTTCAACGATCAGGAGATCTTCGTCGAGGTCTACGAGAATGTCCGCGGCGAGGACATGTTCGTGATCCAGCCGACCTCGAACCCGGCGAATGACAACCTGATGGAGCTGATGATCATGGCCGATGCGCTGCGCCGCTCCTCGGCCGCGCGGATCACCGCCGTGATCCCCTATTTCGGCTATGCCCGTCAGGACCGCCGTACCAAGGCCCGCACCCCGATCAGTGCCAAGCTGGTGGCCAACCTGCTGACCGAATCCGGCATCGAGCGGGTGCTGACCATGGATCTGCACGCGGCCCAGATTCAGGGCTTTTTCGACATCCCGGTCGACAACCTCTATGCCTCGCCGATCTTCGCGCTGGACATCGCGCATGAGTTCAACGGGCTGGCCTCCAAGACCACGGTGGTCTCGCCCGATGTGGGCGGCGTGACCCGGGCCCGCGAACTGGCGCAGCGGATCGGGTCGGGGCTGGCCATCGTCGACAAGCGCCGGGTGCGCCCGGGCGAGGTCGCCGAGATGACCGTGATCGGCGATGTCGAGGGCCAGATCTGCTTCATCGTCGACGACCTTTGCGACACTGCCGGGACGCTTTGCAAGGCGGCCGACAAGCTGATCGAGGCCGGCGCCGAGGAGGTCCATGCCTATATCACCCATGGCGTCTTTTCGGGCCCGGCGGTCGAGCGGATCCGCAATTCGAAGCTGAAATCGGTGGTGGTGACCGACTCGATCCAGCCGACCGAGGCGATCCTCGGAACCCCGAATATCCGCATCGTGCCGACCGCGCCGCTGTTTGCGCAGGCGATCATGAACATCTGGCAGGGCACGTCGGTGTCCTCGCTCTTCGAGCACGAGACCCTGGTGCCGATCTACGAGGGCCTCTACGCCCCGCGCCGCGGCTGA